A genomic segment from Pseudomonas sp. S09G 359 encodes:
- a CDS encoding YjbF family lipoprotein, with product MTASLDTFKAAVAGPAPLELTQAQVDSVPFAQIKVTTVSSEGVMALIRQRGDLQFWVASGKQVLLLRDGLVVRTVGLGADLDGTRWQGRSPFQQGLHRVPDGYRSTRQIDVVDGYRLGIEVSSYITRKGLETVDILDQPYTLLRLDEDVEAAGFKARNRYWVDPVDGFIVQSEQHLTPSLTLTITRLQPTRKDAP from the coding sequence ATGACCGCTTCTCTGGATACCTTCAAGGCGGCCGTGGCCGGGCCGGCGCCCTTGGAGTTGACCCAGGCCCAGGTGGATTCGGTGCCGTTTGCCCAGATCAAGGTCACCACGGTGTCCAGCGAAGGGGTGATGGCGCTGATTCGCCAGCGTGGTGACTTGCAGTTCTGGGTCGCCTCCGGCAAGCAGGTGCTACTGCTGCGCGATGGCCTGGTAGTGCGCACCGTCGGCCTCGGCGCCGACCTGGATGGCACGCGCTGGCAGGGCCGCTCGCCATTCCAGCAAGGGCTGCACCGCGTGCCGGATGGCTATCGCAGCACCCGGCAGATCGACGTGGTGGACGGCTATCGCCTGGGCATCGAGGTCTCCAGCTACATCACCCGCAAGGGCCTTGAAACCGTCGACATTCTCGACCAGCCCTACACCTTGCTGCGGCTCGATGAAGACGTCGAAGCCGCCGGCTTTAAGGCGCGCAACCGTTACTGGGTCGACCCCGTGGACGGTTTTATCGTGCAGAGCGAGCAGCACCTCACGCCCAGCCTGACCCTGACCATCACTCGGTTGCAACCCACGCGCAAGGATGCCCCATGA
- a CDS encoding YjbH domain-containing protein, whose amino-acid sequence MKLCIAAVLLVPCGVVHGDPRYTQSDFGGVGLLQTPTARMAPVGELSVNANRTEPYSRYSFSAQPLDWLEGTFRYTAITNRPYGAESFSGGQSYKDKAVDAKVRLYQENHWLPEVALGFMDLGGTGLFSSEYLVANKRYGDVDFSAGIAWGYLGSRGDFGNPLGALDDRFNERPTAEGSGSFSNGYFRGRPALFGGIAYQTPWAPLSVKLEYEGNDYQSEPRDNNQRQDSPVNLGLVYKLADSIDVSAAWERGNTAMFGITLHTNFVSRKAPVKTYDPPAPKLPAAAPTTPMDQVDWAAVSRRLHDNAGYNVQRIAQRGPELLVYGEQQRYFYSAKAVGRASRILDASVNDQIDWFTLVSERYAMPIEETSVPRKTFREVLNNREDLQNLHRQTEVNRASANTQTVLYTPPRKPFSYGLGLGYKQNVGGPDGLLYQVSADLDAEYRFTRNTWWSGLLSVNLLNNYDGFTYDAPSGLPRVRTDLRQYMTASDVTLPTFQLNHAEQLDQDLYGMVYGGLLESMYAGVGSELLYRPMGQRWALGADLNYVRQRGFEQDFSLRDYRTVTGHITGYTDLPFNLQGALSVGRYLARDWGATLDLSREFSNGVRIGAWITRTTASTEQYGEGSFDKGLYLSIPFDELMSLSTMRRANLVWAPLTRDGGARLNRAYSLHSMTDGRDTALFYNNLGKITE is encoded by the coding sequence TTGAAATTATGTATTGCGGCCGTGCTGCTGGTGCCTTGTGGCGTCGTACACGGCGATCCCCGTTACACCCAGAGCGATTTTGGTGGCGTCGGGCTGCTGCAAACCCCCACCGCGCGCATGGCGCCGGTTGGCGAACTGAGTGTGAATGCCAACCGCACCGAGCCCTACAGCCGCTACAGTTTCTCCGCGCAACCGCTGGACTGGCTGGAAGGCACGTTCCGCTACACCGCGATCACCAACCGCCCGTATGGCGCCGAGTCGTTCAGCGGTGGCCAGAGCTACAAGGACAAGGCCGTCGACGCGAAAGTGCGCCTGTATCAGGAAAACCATTGGCTGCCGGAGGTGGCACTGGGGTTTATGGACCTGGGTGGCACCGGGCTGTTTTCCAGCGAATACCTGGTGGCCAACAAGCGCTATGGGGATGTGGATTTCAGTGCCGGCATCGCCTGGGGTTACCTGGGCAGTCGCGGTGATTTCGGCAACCCGCTGGGCGCGTTGGATGATCGGTTCAACGAGCGCCCCACCGCCGAAGGCTCCGGCAGTTTCTCCAACGGCTACTTTCGCGGGCGACCCGCGTTGTTCGGCGGGATCGCCTACCAGACGCCGTGGGCGCCATTGAGCGTCAAGCTGGAATACGAAGGCAACGACTACCAGAGCGAACCGCGTGATAACAACCAACGCCAGGACTCGCCGGTCAACCTCGGCCTGGTCTACAAACTGGCGGATTCCATCGACGTGAGTGCCGCCTGGGAGCGTGGCAACACCGCCATGTTCGGGATCACCCTGCACACCAATTTTGTCAGCCGTAAGGCACCGGTTAAAACCTATGACCCGCCGGCGCCCAAGTTGCCGGCCGCGGCGCCAACCACACCGATGGATCAGGTGGATTGGGCCGCCGTGTCCCGGCGCCTGCACGACAACGCCGGCTACAACGTGCAACGCATCGCCCAACGCGGGCCGGAGTTACTGGTGTATGGCGAACAGCAGCGCTATTTCTACAGTGCCAAGGCCGTGGGGCGCGCCAGCCGTATCCTGGACGCCAGCGTCAATGACCAGATTGACTGGTTCACCCTGGTCAGCGAGCGTTATGCGATGCCCATCGAGGAAACCAGCGTGCCGCGCAAGACCTTCCGCGAGGTGCTCAACAACCGCGAAGACCTGCAGAACCTGCACCGTCAAACCGAGGTCAATCGCGCCAGCGCCAACACCCAGACCGTGCTCTATACCCCGCCGCGCAAACCCTTCAGCTATGGCCTGGGGCTCGGCTACAAGCAGAATGTCGGCGGGCCGGACGGTTTGCTCTACCAGGTTTCCGCCGACCTCGACGCGGAGTACCGCTTTACCCGTAACACTTGGTGGAGTGGCCTGCTCAGCGTCAACCTGCTGAACAACTACGACGGGTTTACCTACGATGCGCCCAGTGGTTTGCCACGGGTGCGCACCGATCTGCGCCAGTACATGACCGCCTCCGATGTGACCCTGCCGACCTTTCAGCTCAACCATGCGGAGCAACTGGACCAGGACCTGTACGGCATGGTCTACGGTGGTTTGCTGGAGTCGATGTACGCCGGCGTCGGCAGTGAGTTGCTGTACCGCCCGATGGGCCAGCGCTGGGCGCTGGGTGCCGACCTGAACTATGTGCGCCAGCGCGGTTTCGAGCAGGATTTCAGCCTGCGCGACTACCGCACGGTCACCGGGCATATCACGGGCTATACCGATTTGCCGTTCAACCTGCAGGGCGCGTTGAGTGTCGGCCGCTACCTGGCCAGGGATTGGGGCGCAACCCTGGACCTGTCGCGCGAGTTCAGCAATGGCGTGCGTATCGGCGCCTGGATCACCCGCACCACCGCGTCCACCGAACAGTATGGCGAAGGCAGCTTCGACAAAGGCCTCTACCTGTCCATTCCGTTTGACGAGCTGATGAGCCTGTCGACCATGCGCCGTGCCAACCTGGTGTGGGCACCGCTGACACGCGATGGCGGGGCGCGGTTGAACCGTGCGTATTCACTGCATTCGATGACGGATGGGCGTGACACTGCGCTGTTCTACAACAACCTCGGCAAGATCACCGAGTAA
- a CDS encoding capsule biosynthesis GfcC family protein: protein MLLWSCVHICQAAAMTVSGQVRMPGTVPLQAGARLLDVISAAQPDAEGYWLGAAWLRQPLLERQARLKAGVLFDLDTLHRAALAAGRESRARAAAQLYQQVLALPVTGRQMAVLDPVAVEVGFAPNPVVNDGDRLIYPPRPDRVRVLGAVSAACSLVFQPLQTARSYLDACPALADADSDYLWLIQPDGHVTRLGIAAWNRENGAPPAPGSTLLVPIRSDDLDPPTPELNPQLAEFLATQPLAEVTP from the coding sequence ATGCTGCTGTGGAGCTGCGTCCATATATGCCAGGCCGCCGCGATGACGGTGAGCGGCCAGGTGCGCATGCCGGGCACGGTCCCGTTGCAGGCCGGCGCCCGTTTGCTCGACGTGATCAGTGCAGCGCAACCGGATGCCGAGGGCTATTGGTTGGGCGCGGCCTGGCTGCGCCAACCGCTGTTGGAGCGTCAGGCCCGGCTCAAGGCCGGCGTGCTGTTCGATCTGGACACACTGCACCGTGCCGCCTTGGCCGCCGGGCGCGAAAGCCGCGCGCGTGCGGCGGCGCAACTGTATCAACAGGTGCTGGCCTTGCCGGTGACCGGCCGCCAGATGGCGGTGCTCGACCCGGTGGCGGTGGAAGTCGGCTTTGCGCCCAACCCGGTGGTCAACGACGGCGACCGCCTGATCTACCCACCACGGCCGGACCGCGTGCGCGTATTGGGCGCGGTCAGTGCTGCATGCAGCCTGGTATTCCAGCCGCTGCAGACGGCCCGCAGTTACCTTGACGCCTGCCCAGCACTGGCCGATGCCGACAGCGATTACCTCTGGCTGATTCAGCCCGACGGGCACGTCACACGCTTGGGCATTGCCGCGTGGAACCGCGAAAACGGCGCGCCGCCCGCGCCCGGCAGCACGCTGCTGGTGCCGATCCGCAGCGACGACCTGGACCCGCCCACCCCGGAGCTGAACCCGCAACTGGCCGAGTTTCTTGCCACCCAACCCCTGGCCGAGGTCACGCCTTGA
- a CDS encoding polysaccharide biosynthesis/export family protein yields the protein MMRIFSMAAVAAAVLQGCMFAPGQYMDTAALTEGGGAENSRVDLIPITPKLLAMDAATRVPYSIPAELLSYKPGPYLIGANDALYITVWDHPELTAPSGPQQQIDANGRLVSPEGNLFYPYVGEVVAKGRSIEALRSEITDKLRQYIDSPQVDISVLRFASQKVVITGAVIKAGPVPITTIAMNVTEALGAAGIDPINADLSNLTLTRGGKRYSLDLDTLNLEASRLNDIYLKDGDQLYLAYNDRKRIYVMGEVMQPRALSFKTRSMNLSDVLGSVGGVNQNTSNADAIYVIRGAQNIDVEPAKVFQLQAQSPSAMALATRFDVQPQDVVFVGPANITRWNRFISQLVPSASIIGIGASTQNNLSEASSR from the coding sequence ATGATGCGTATTTTTTCTATGGCAGCCGTGGCCGCTGCCGTGTTGCAAGGCTGTATGTTTGCGCCGGGTCAATATATGGATACTGCCGCGTTGACCGAAGGCGGCGGCGCCGAAAACAGTCGCGTGGACTTAATTCCAATTACCCCAAAGTTATTGGCAATGGACGCCGCCACGCGTGTGCCTTATTCCATCCCGGCGGAACTATTGAGTTATAAACCCGGGCCCTATCTGATCGGCGCCAATGATGCGTTGTATATCACGGTGTGGGACCACCCCGAACTCACCGCCCCGTCCGGCCCGCAACAGCAGATCGACGCCAATGGTCGTCTGGTGAGCCCCGAGGGCAACCTGTTTTACCCGTATGTGGGCGAGGTGGTCGCCAAGGGCCGATCGATTGAAGCGCTGCGCAGTGAGATCACCGACAAGCTGCGCCAATACATCGACAGCCCCCAGGTGGATATCAGTGTGTTGCGCTTCGCCAGCCAGAAAGTGGTGATCACCGGCGCGGTAATCAAGGCCGGCCCTGTGCCGATCACCACCATCGCCATGAACGTGACCGAGGCGCTTGGCGCCGCCGGCATCGACCCGATCAACGCCGACCTGTCGAACCTCACGCTCACCCGTGGCGGCAAGCGCTACAGCCTTGACCTCGACACGCTCAACCTCGAGGCATCGCGCTTGAACGACATCTACCTCAAGGACGGCGACCAGTTGTACCTGGCCTACAACGACCGCAAGCGTATCTATGTGATGGGCGAGGTCATGCAACCCCGTGCCCTGAGTTTCAAGACCCGCAGCATGAACCTCTCCGACGTGTTGGGTTCGGTGGGCGGGGTCAACCAGAACACCTCCAATGCCGATGCCATCTACGTGATTCGTGGTGCGCAGAATATCGATGTGGAACCGGCCAAGGTGTTCCAGCTGCAAGCCCAATCCCCCTCGGCCATGGCCCTGGCCACGCGCTTTGATGTGCAACCCCAGGACGTGGTGTTTGTCGGCCCCGCGAATATCACGCGCTGGAACCGCTTTATCAGCCAGTTGGTGCCGTCCGCTTCGATCATCGGGATCGGCGCGTCGACCCAGAACAACTTGAGCGAAGCCAGCAGCCGATAA